One window of the Brevibacterium limosum genome contains the following:
- a CDS encoding inorganic phosphate transporter, whose amino-acid sequence MEIIFVVVLVIALALFFDFTNGFHDTANAMATPIATGAIKPKTAVTLAAILNLVGAFLSTEVAKTISGGIIKEGGGGVQITPDFILAGLIGAIIWNMATWRFGLPSSSSHALFGGLIGAAIVGAGLNSVDYGVFLSKVVIPALAAPLIAGFSAYLCTRIAYAITRRNEEGKTARRAPFKYGQIFSSSLVALAHGTNDAQKTMGVITLVLVSANLQEHGTGPHIWVITACALAIALGTYVGGWRIIDTLGTKLTTVKAAQGLSAETSTAAAILASSHLGFALSTTQVASGSVLGSGLGRKGADVQWSTAGRIASGWLLTIPAAAVVGGIAAGIAHLGTIGVIVDTVVAVIVVLWIYLSSRRVEETDISNFDTVGEAVNIRGRKRKLRKDRNRKRAQAKREARYAAWEEKRAAKEKRRASRGAEKNGAVPAEATKTGSASTGADASRADASRADASDKGDAK is encoded by the coding sequence GTGGAAATCATCTTCGTCGTCGTGCTCGTCATCGCACTGGCACTGTTCTTCGACTTCACCAATGGCTTTCACGATACGGCCAACGCCATGGCCACCCCGATCGCGACCGGGGCCATCAAACCTAAGACCGCGGTCACGCTCGCCGCGATCCTCAACCTCGTCGGTGCTTTCCTCTCCACCGAGGTGGCCAAGACCATCTCGGGCGGCATCATCAAAGAAGGCGGCGGGGGAGTGCAGATCACTCCCGACTTCATCCTCGCCGGTCTCATCGGCGCCATCATCTGGAACATGGCGACGTGGCGCTTCGGTCTTCCGTCCTCCTCCTCCCACGCACTCTTCGGCGGCCTCATCGGTGCGGCCATCGTCGGTGCCGGACTCAACTCCGTCGACTACGGAGTCTTCCTGTCCAAGGTCGTCATCCCGGCTCTGGCGGCCCCGCTCATCGCCGGCTTCAGCGCCTACCTGTGCACCCGCATCGCCTACGCGATCACCCGCCGCAACGAAGAGGGCAAGACCGCTCGCCGCGCACCGTTCAAGTACGGACAGATCTTCTCGTCCTCGCTGGTGGCACTCGCCCACGGCACGAACGACGCACAGAAGACGATGGGCGTCATCACCCTCGTGCTGGTCTCCGCGAACCTGCAGGAGCACGGAACCGGCCCGCACATCTGGGTCATCACCGCGTGTGCTCTGGCGATCGCACTGGGCACCTACGTCGGTGGCTGGCGCATCATCGACACCCTCGGCACGAAGCTGACGACGGTCAAGGCCGCACAGGGTCTGTCGGCCGAGACGTCGACGGCTGCGGCCATCCTCGCCTCCTCCCACCTCGGCTTCGCCCTGTCGACGACGCAGGTGGCCTCCGGCTCGGTGCTCGGTTCGGGACTGGGCCGCAAGGGCGCCGACGTTCAGTGGTCGACGGCCGGACGGATCGCCTCCGGGTGGCTGCTGACGATTCCCGCCGCCGCCGTCGTCGGTGGGATCGCCGCCGGCATCGCTCACCTGGGAACGATCGGCGTCATCGTCGACACGGTCGTCGCCGTCATCGTGGTGCTGTGGATCTACCTCAGCTCGCGTCGGGTCGAGGAGACCGATATCTCGAACTTCGACACCGTCGGCGAAGCCGTCAACATCCGCGGTCGCAAGCGCAAGCTGCGCAAGGACCGCAACCGCAAGCGTGCTCAGGCGAAGAGGGAAGCCCGCTACGCGGCCTGGGAAGAGAAGCGGGCAGCCAAGGAGAAGCGCCGCGCCTCGCGGGGTGCGGAGAAGAACGGGGCAGTGCCGGCCGAGGCGACGAAGACCGGATCGGCTTCGACCGGAGCCGATGCGAGCCGGGCCGATGCGAGCCGGGCCGATGCGAGCGATAAGGGAGACGCGAAATGA
- a CDS encoding phosphoenolpyruvate carboxykinase (GTP) → MTVLDHDVVADQLKNAPTDNESVLSFVGRIAALTTPDDIVWIDGSEAQKNEIAEKLVEAGTIKRLTGTKDSYYAASDPEDVARVEGRTYICSEDEKDAGPLNNWVAPAEMKETLNPLFDGSMRGRTMYVIPFVMGHAEADQPMFGIEVTDSAYVVLSMLVMARSGKYALDAIDTQNAKFVECVHSVGAPLDEGQEDVAWPCNTTKYITHFPEERSIWSFGSGYGGNALLGKKCYALRIASAIARDEGWLAEHMLILKLTNPEGVVKYVAAAFPSACGKTNLAMIEPTIPGWKAETLGDDIAWMRFGDDGQLYAVNPEFGLFGVAPGTGYTTNPTAMRAIEEGGNIFTNVALTDDGDVWWEGKTDEAPAHLTDWRGNDWTPESDTPAAHPNSRFCTPIANVPTLAPEWTNPNGVPISAILFGGRRKTTMPLVTETKDWTHGVFMGSVLSSETTAAATGAVGVVRRDPMAMRPFIGYNVGDYLQHWLDIGNTEGAQLPKIFYVNWFRRDDDNSFLWPGFSENSRVLKWVFERVTGTAEAVESPLGLTPVESGLDTEGLDFTDEQLRKALAIKPEEWETELGLIEEWYAELGDSVPAELRAEVDNLRQRLGLA, encoded by the coding sequence ATGACTGTCCTCGACCATGATGTCGTCGCTGACCAGCTGAAGAACGCACCGACCGACAACGAGTCGGTGCTCTCATTCGTCGGCCGGATCGCCGCCCTGACCACCCCGGACGACATCGTCTGGATCGATGGTTCCGAAGCACAGAAGAACGAGATCGCTGAGAAGCTCGTCGAGGCCGGCACCATCAAGCGCCTGACCGGCACCAAGGACTCCTACTACGCGGCCTCCGACCCCGAGGACGTCGCCCGCGTCGAGGGCCGGACCTACATCTGCTCCGAGGACGAGAAGGATGCCGGTCCGCTCAACAACTGGGTCGCCCCCGCGGAGATGAAGGAAACCCTCAATCCGCTGTTCGACGGCTCGATGCGCGGACGCACCATGTACGTCATCCCCTTCGTCATGGGCCACGCCGAGGCGGATCAGCCGATGTTCGGCATCGAGGTCACCGATTCGGCCTACGTCGTGCTCTCCATGCTCGTCATGGCTCGCTCGGGCAAGTACGCCCTCGACGCGATCGACACCCAGAACGCGAAGTTCGTCGAGTGCGTCCACTCCGTCGGCGCTCCGCTGGACGAGGGACAGGAAGACGTCGCCTGGCCCTGCAACACCACGAAGTACATCACCCACTTCCCCGAAGAGCGCTCGATCTGGTCCTTCGGCTCCGGCTACGGCGGCAACGCGCTGCTGGGCAAGAAGTGCTACGCGCTGCGCATCGCCTCCGCCATCGCCCGCGACGAGGGCTGGCTGGCCGAGCACATGCTCATCCTCAAGCTGACGAACCCCGAAGGCGTCGTCAAGTACGTCGCCGCCGCGTTCCCCTCGGCCTGCGGCAAGACCAACCTCGCCATGATCGAACCCACCATCCCCGGCTGGAAGGCCGAGACCCTCGGCGACGACATCGCATGGATGCGCTTCGGAGACGACGGCCAGCTCTACGCCGTCAACCCCGAGTTCGGGCTCTTCGGAGTTGCTCCGGGCACCGGATACACCACGAACCCGACCGCGATGCGCGCCATCGAAGAAGGCGGCAACATCTTCACCAACGTCGCCCTGACCGACGACGGTGACGTGTGGTGGGAAGGTAAGACCGACGAGGCGCCGGCGCACCTCACCGACTGGAGGGGCAACGACTGGACTCCTGAGTCCGACACCCCCGCCGCCCACCCGAACTCGCGCTTCTGCACCCCGATCGCGAACGTGCCGACCCTGGCACCCGAGTGGACCAACCCGAACGGCGTGCCGATCTCGGCCATCCTCTTCGGCGGGCGCCGCAAGACCACGATGCCGCTCGTGACCGAGACCAAGGATTGGACCCACGGCGTGTTCATGGGCTCGGTGCTCTCCTCGGAGACCACCGCCGCCGCGACCGGTGCCGTCGGCGTCGTCCGCCGCGACCCGATGGCGATGCGTCCGTTCATCGGCTACAACGTCGGTGACTACCTGCAGCACTGGCTCGACATCGGCAACACCGAGGGCGCCCAGCTGCCGAAGATCTTCTACGTCAACTGGTTCCGCCGCGACGACGACAACTCGTTCCTGTGGCCCGGATTCTCCGAGAACTCGCGCGTTCTCAAGTGGGTCTTCGAGCGCGTCACCGGCACCGCCGAGGCCGTCGAGTCCCCGCTGGGCCTCACCCCGGTCGAAAGCGGCCTGGACACCGAGGGCCTCGACTTCACCGATGAGCAGCTGCGCAAGGCTCTCGCCATCAAGCCCGAAGAGTGGGAGACCGAACTCGGCCTCATCGAAGAATGGTACGCCGAGCTCGGCGATTCGGTTCCGGCCGAACTGCGCGCCGAGGTCGACAACCTCCGTCAGCGCCTCGGCCTCGCCTGA
- a CDS encoding DNA alkylation repair protein, producing the protein MTSDSRNNVQTLAEAVDRDLRARGRSERAQKEKAYLKSELIHFGVSVPDTRAVVREALRGTALGHDEVIELTRLLWAAPTPEGSSSGDDASAGEAQQAVDATPPTGASAPVHERRAAATMVLIQSKDRLGGGDADYIEGLLREAKTWALVDPLAGDLVGPLSERNTAFDSALERWASDEDFWIRRSTLLAHLVPLRQGRGDFDRFSRFADAMLQEKEFFIRKAIGWVLRDTSRKRPDLVFDWILPRAHRASGVTIREAVKRLSPEQREAVLNAR; encoded by the coding sequence ATGACTTCCGATTCCCGGAACAACGTCCAGACCCTCGCCGAGGCGGTCGACCGAGATCTGCGTGCCCGTGGCCGCAGCGAACGCGCTCAGAAGGAAAAGGCCTATCTCAAAAGCGAACTCATCCATTTTGGAGTGAGCGTCCCGGACACTCGCGCCGTCGTTCGTGAGGCTCTGCGCGGGACGGCACTGGGCCACGACGAGGTCATCGAGCTGACACGACTCCTCTGGGCCGCACCGACACCGGAAGGCTCTTCCTCCGGCGACGACGCATCAGCTGGCGAAGCGCAGCAGGCTGTTGACGCCACCCCGCCGACAGGAGCATCCGCGCCGGTCCACGAACGTCGCGCCGCGGCCACGATGGTGCTCATCCAGTCGAAGGACCGCCTCGGCGGCGGGGATGCGGATTACATCGAGGGCCTGCTTCGAGAGGCGAAGACCTGGGCCCTTGTCGACCCTCTGGCCGGGGATCTCGTCGGGCCGTTGAGCGAACGTAATACTGCCTTCGACTCCGCTCTCGAGCGCTGGGCGAGCGATGAGGATTTCTGGATTCGTCGCTCGACCCTACTGGCACACCTGGTTCCCCTACGGCAGGGCCGCGGCGACTTTGACCGGTTTTCCAGATTCGCCGATGCGATGCTCCAGGAGAAGGAATTCTTCATTCGCAAGGCCATCGGCTGGGTGCTGCGCGACACCTCGCGCAAACGCCCCGACCTCGTCTTCGACTGGATCCTCCCGCGCGCTCACCGCGCCTCTGGGGTGACGATCCGGGAGGCGGTCAAGCGACTCTCACCTGAACAGCGGGAGGCTGTGCTCAACGCCAGGTGA
- the argG gene encoding argininosuccinate synthase, producing MSKVLSSLPVGEHVGIAFSGGLDTSCAVAWMRHKGAVPCTYTADIGQYDEPDLDSVTERAKEYGAEIARFVDAKRLLVEEGFVALQCGAFNVRSGGKTYFNTTPLGRAVTGTMLVRAMKEDGVDIWGDGSTYKGNDIERFYRYGLMANPKLRIYKPWLDSEFVDELGGRQEMSEWLVEHGYPYRDSAEKAYSTDANIWGATHEAKTLEFLDAGLDIVEPIMGVAAWRDDVEVKSEEVSVRFEAGRPVAINGEEFDDPVALVFKANEIGGRHGLGVSDQIENRIIEAKSRGIYEAPGMALLHVTYERLLNAIHNEDTIALYHEEGRRLGRRMYEGRWLDPQSLMLRESMQRWVASAITGEVTLRLRRGDDYTIVNTEGPNLSYHPEKLSMERVGDSAFGPEDRIGQMTMRNLDIADSRARLEQYAAMGIVSGPTSELVGSLEAGGAEEIANSNAEVDEAGDLAGLSAAFDAGTD from the coding sequence ATGTCGAAAGTACTGTCTTCGCTCCCAGTCGGTGAGCACGTTGGAATCGCCTTCTCCGGCGGATTGGACACCTCCTGCGCGGTTGCGTGGATGCGCCACAAGGGTGCCGTCCCCTGCACGTACACGGCCGACATCGGCCAGTACGACGAACCCGACCTGGACTCGGTGACCGAACGCGCGAAGGAATACGGCGCCGAGATCGCGCGCTTCGTCGACGCCAAGCGCCTGCTCGTCGAAGAGGGCTTCGTCGCCCTCCAGTGCGGTGCGTTCAACGTCCGTTCCGGCGGCAAGACTTATTTCAACACCACTCCCCTGGGCCGCGCAGTCACGGGCACCATGCTCGTGCGGGCCATGAAGGAAGACGGCGTCGACATCTGGGGCGACGGCTCGACGTACAAGGGCAACGACATCGAGCGCTTCTACCGCTACGGCCTCATGGCCAACCCGAAGCTGCGCATCTACAAGCCCTGGCTCGACTCGGAGTTCGTCGATGAGCTAGGCGGCCGGCAGGAGATGAGCGAATGGCTCGTCGAGCACGGCTACCCCTACCGCGACTCGGCCGAGAAAGCCTACTCGACGGACGCGAACATCTGGGGCGCCACCCACGAGGCGAAGACTCTGGAGTTCCTCGACGCCGGACTCGACATCGTCGAACCGATCATGGGCGTCGCCGCCTGGCGCGATGATGTCGAAGTCAAGTCCGAAGAGGTCTCGGTCCGCTTCGAGGCCGGCCGTCCCGTCGCCATCAACGGCGAAGAATTCGACGACCCTGTCGCCCTGGTCTTCAAGGCCAATGAGATCGGCGGCCGCCACGGGCTCGGCGTCTCCGACCAGATCGAGAACCGCATCATCGAAGCGAAGTCCCGCGGCATCTACGAGGCTCCGGGCATGGCCCTGCTGCACGTGACTTACGAACGCCTGCTCAACGCCATCCACAACGAGGACACCATCGCCCTCTACCACGAAGAGGGCCGCCGCCTCGGCCGGCGGATGTACGAGGGACGCTGGCTCGACCCGCAGTCGCTCATGCTGCGGGAATCCATGCAACGGTGGGTCGCCTCGGCGATCACCGGCGAGGTCACCCTGCGCCTGCGCCGCGGCGACGACTACACGATCGTCAACACCGAGGGCCCGAACCTGTCCTACCACCCGGAGAAGCTGTCGATGGAGCGCGTGGGCGACTCCGCCTTCGGCCCCGAGGACCGCATCGGCCAGATGACCATGCGCAACCTCGACATCGCCGACTCGCGTGCCCGCCTCGAGCAGTACGCGGCCATGGGCATCGTGTCCGGCCCGACCTCGGAGCTCGTGGGCTCGTTGGAGGCCGGCGGCGCCGAGGAGATCGCGAACTCCAACGCCGAGGTGGACGAAGCCGGTGACCTCGCCGGACTGTCCGCCGCCTTCGACGCCGGTACGGACTGA
- a CDS encoding GNAT family N-acetyltransferase: MTNPPAPQFAVRPEASRDSDAIRSLTTAAFDRIDEAEIVDALRASGSGIEGLSFVGVLDGEIIAHAMLSRCFVGEVLGVCLAPCSVWPDHQRTGAGTAVIEALLTEAARSGEAFAVVLGHPEYYPRFGFTPASGFGITLYVDVPDEALMAMPLAGEVPAGPLAFAPELGV, from the coding sequence GTGACGAATCCTCCCGCACCTCAGTTCGCCGTTCGCCCCGAGGCTTCCCGCGACAGCGATGCGATCCGCTCATTGACGACCGCCGCGTTCGACAGGATCGATGAGGCCGAGATCGTCGATGCCCTTCGTGCATCCGGCAGTGGGATCGAGGGGCTGTCGTTCGTCGGCGTACTCGACGGTGAGATCATCGCCCACGCCATGCTCTCCCGGTGCTTCGTCGGCGAAGTCCTCGGAGTCTGCCTTGCGCCCTGTTCCGTATGGCCCGATCATCAGCGCACCGGTGCCGGGACCGCCGTGATCGAAGCTCTCCTGACCGAAGCTGCCCGCAGCGGTGAGGCCTTCGCTGTCGTCCTCGGGCATCCCGAGTACTACCCGCGCTTCGGTTTCACTCCGGCCTCAGGGTTCGGAATCACCCTGTATGTCGACGTTCCCGACGAAGCCCTCATGGCGATGCCGCTGGCCGGCGAGGTGCCGGCCGGCCCGCTGGCATTCGCTCCCGAACTCGGGGTCTAA
- a CDS encoding APC family permease, protein MSEHLPDAHHPAGVHNSTGNRAGDHLSDSDHLAVLGYEDSFERSMSPWANFALGFTYLSPLVGVYSLLAVALSTGGPPSIWWIVIVACGQLLVALVFGEVVSQFPIAGGIYPWARRLWSKRYAWMAAWIYICALIVTITSVAEFGAGFLASLFGLELSRNSTLFLGLALLVLALAINFSGTKWLARIARIGLFAELIGVIGLGLFLLFFERKHSFSVFFDTMGTAGDGSYLPVFMGAAVAGLFLFYGFEACGDVAEEVSNPARGIPKAMLMTIFVGAVSALFSFGGYVLAAPNLDEIVAGEVADPIPAILAGSLGDVGAKIFLIVAVLAFISCVLSLQAAASRLIFSFARDGMMPGHRWLSKVTDGTKIPHNALIVACTAPALICVLIWFNDGILVAVTSFAILGIYLAFQMVVLGALRQRLRGWKPAGPWSLGGWGIVVNIAALAYGIFAMVLLSLPGDSGSFFADWIVLIGLVVVLVAGCIYLFTARPDRKSDAPEGDAIAVAEAIRAHRAKL, encoded by the coding sequence ATGTCCGAACATCTCCCGGACGCCCACCACCCCGCGGGCGTTCACAACTCCACCGGCAACCGGGCCGGCGACCACCTCTCCGATTCCGACCATCTGGCCGTCCTCGGCTACGAAGACTCCTTCGAGCGGTCGATGAGTCCGTGGGCGAACTTCGCACTCGGCTTCACCTACCTCTCCCCGCTCGTCGGCGTGTATTCACTGCTGGCAGTGGCGCTCTCAACCGGTGGTCCGCCCTCGATCTGGTGGATCGTCATCGTCGCATGCGGTCAGCTGCTCGTCGCCCTCGTCTTCGGCGAAGTCGTCTCCCAGTTCCCCATCGCCGGCGGAATCTACCCATGGGCCAGGCGGCTGTGGAGCAAGCGATATGCGTGGATGGCCGCATGGATCTACATCTGCGCACTCATCGTCACGATCACCTCGGTGGCGGAGTTCGGTGCCGGATTCCTCGCGAGCCTCTTCGGCCTCGAACTCAGCCGCAACTCCACTCTGTTCCTCGGCCTGGCGCTGCTCGTCCTTGCCTTGGCGATCAACTTCTCGGGCACGAAATGGTTGGCCCGCATCGCGCGCATCGGCCTCTTCGCCGAACTCATCGGCGTCATCGGGCTCGGCCTGTTCCTGCTCTTCTTCGAACGCAAGCACAGCTTCTCCGTCTTCTTCGACACCATGGGCACCGCGGGCGACGGCAGCTACCTGCCCGTCTTCATGGGAGCCGCAGTCGCCGGGCTCTTCCTCTTCTACGGATTCGAAGCGTGCGGCGACGTCGCCGAGGAAGTGTCGAATCCGGCTCGCGGCATCCCGAAGGCGATGCTCATGACGATCTTCGTCGGAGCGGTCTCGGCCCTGTTCTCCTTCGGCGGCTATGTGCTCGCGGCACCGAACCTCGATGAGATCGTCGCCGGTGAGGTCGCCGACCCGATTCCCGCGATCCTCGCCGGCAGCCTCGGCGATGTCGGTGCGAAGATCTTCCTCATCGTGGCGGTCCTGGCGTTCATCTCCTGCGTGCTCAGCCTGCAGGCGGCCGCATCGAGGCTGATCTTCAGCTTCGCCCGCGACGGAATGATGCCCGGACACCGGTGGCTGTCGAAGGTCACCGACGGGACGAAGATCCCGCACAATGCCCTCATCGTCGCCTGTACTGCACCCGCCCTGATCTGCGTGCTCATCTGGTTCAACGACGGAATCCTCGTCGCGGTGACCTCGTTCGCGATCCTCGGAATCTACCTCGCCTTCCAGATGGTCGTCCTCGGGGCGCTCCGGCAGCGGCTGCGCGGGTGGAAGCCTGCGGGGCCTTGGTCGCTGGGCGGCTGGGGCATCGTGGTCAATATCGCAGCCCTGGCCTACGGCATCTTCGCAATGGTCTTGCTGTCGCTGCCGGGAGACTCCGGATCGTTCTTCGCCGACTGGATCGTGCTCATCGGTCTGGTCGTCGTGCTGGTGGCCGGATGCATCTACCTGTTCACGGCACGTCCCGATCGGAAGTCCGACGCTCCCGAAGGTGACGCCATCGCCGTCGCCGAGGCGATCCGCGCCCACCGCGCGAAGCTGTAA
- a CDS encoding CPBP family intramembrane glutamic endopeptidase — translation MNTQTHNQAGFAEATGPTAATSGPMTPPGAPSPGAPAPRIAEETGTSLGTAGSPAEAVDRKGRPLAVVPGRVPWLELGIFAVIAFGLAWVACLPLWISGEGLSNVVAVQLYGALMMFTPLIASIVASIVQRRRARARGEILASVPRYFGIWPLRRFGRVIWMSIAAFFGIMALVVLGYFLSAAFGWLSLDLTGLSGFKQQMATLPGLDSVPIGLAVIGYLLIMVISSVVTVFVAIGEEFGWRGWLLNSLRPLGAWPALLIVGAVWGLWHAPLILLGYNFGRPDITGLGLMVGGCIMVGILFGWLRLRTGSVWPAVFAHAGLNGSAGMLMILLIDAAASSPDPALTMILGVSGWIVSAVVIVVLVATGQFRRQPELGIKKTPPAEAAPQPIAQAQND, via the coding sequence GTGAACACGCAGACGCACAATCAGGCTGGATTCGCCGAGGCGACGGGACCGACCGCTGCGACGTCCGGTCCCATGACTCCGCCCGGAGCCCCTTCCCCGGGGGCCCCTGCACCGCGCATCGCCGAGGAGACCGGCACCTCTCTCGGCACCGCCGGATCCCCCGCCGAGGCGGTCGATCGGAAAGGGCGTCCGCTCGCTGTCGTGCCGGGCCGAGTTCCCTGGCTCGAGCTCGGCATCTTCGCCGTCATCGCGTTCGGACTCGCCTGGGTCGCGTGCCTGCCGCTGTGGATATCAGGTGAGGGCCTCAGCAATGTCGTCGCCGTCCAGCTCTACGGTGCGCTGATGATGTTCACGCCCCTCATCGCCAGCATCGTTGCCTCCATCGTTCAACGTCGACGGGCTCGTGCCAGGGGAGAGATCCTTGCCAGTGTGCCCCGCTATTTCGGCATCTGGCCCCTGCGTCGCTTCGGGCGAGTCATCTGGATGAGCATCGCCGCCTTCTTCGGCATCATGGCTCTCGTTGTCCTCGGCTATTTCCTCAGCGCGGCCTTCGGTTGGCTCAGCCTTGATCTCACCGGGCTGTCCGGGTTCAAGCAGCAGATGGCCACGCTCCCGGGCTTGGACTCGGTGCCGATCGGACTTGCCGTCATCGGCTATCTTCTGATCATGGTGATCAGCTCGGTGGTTACCGTCTTCGTCGCCATCGGAGAGGAGTTCGGCTGGCGCGGATGGCTGCTCAACAGCCTCCGCCCCCTGGGCGCCTGGCCTGCCCTGCTCATCGTCGGCGCGGTCTGGGGGCTGTGGCACGCACCTCTCATTCTGCTCGGCTACAACTTCGGCCGCCCCGACATCACCGGTCTCGGACTCATGGTCGGCGGCTGCATCATGGTCGGCATCCTATTCGGCTGGCTGCGCCTGCGCACCGGCTCGGTCTGGCCGGCCGTCTTCGCCCATGCCGGACTCAACGGTTCCGCCGGAATGCTGATGATTTTGCTCATCGACGCCGCGGCTTCGAGTCCCGACCCGGCGCTCACCATGATCCTCGGGGTCTCCGGATGGATCGTCTCCGCCGTGGTCATAGTCGTGCTCGTCGCGACCGGTCAGTTCCGTCGGCAGCCGGAGCTGGGAATCAAGAAGACCCCGCCCGCCGAGGCTGCCCCACAGCCGATCGCTCAAGCGCAGAACGACTGA
- a CDS encoding DoxX family protein, which translates to MIFGPSLLQTAGRMLTAPIFITGGLSAVKDPAGKAAMAESTLDAIREYVPALPDDNELLVRINGGVQILAGTTLLLGIKPRLSALALAGSLVPTTLAGHSFWEMEGGDAKAHQTQFSKNLAALGGLFLIAGDGDSTKAIEKAAAKAAKKAEKRALKQA; encoded by the coding sequence GTGATTTTTGGACCATCGCTGCTGCAGACGGCGGGACGCATGCTCACCGCCCCGATCTTCATCACCGGCGGCCTGTCGGCAGTGAAGGATCCGGCCGGAAAGGCGGCGATGGCAGAATCGACGCTGGACGCCATCCGCGAGTACGTCCCCGCGCTGCCCGATGACAACGAGCTGCTCGTGCGCATCAACGGCGGCGTGCAGATCCTCGCCGGCACCACTCTCCTGCTCGGCATCAAGCCGCGACTCTCGGCACTGGCGCTCGCCGGCTCCCTCGTCCCGACCACGTTGGCCGGACACTCCTTCTGGGAGATGGAGGGCGGCGATGCGAAGGCCCACCAGACTCAGTTCTCGAAGAACCTCGCGGCACTCGGCGGACTGTTCCTCATCGCCGGAGACGGCGATAGCACCAAGGCGATCGAGAAGGCCGCCGCCAAGGCAGCGAAGAAGGCTGAGAAGCGCGCCCTCAAGCAGGCGTGA
- a CDS encoding isochorismatase family protein: MAKALLIVDVQNDFTEGGALGVTGGDAVAEGISAYLSAHAGDYDAVIASRDWHDADSDNGGHFSDSPDFVDSWPVHCVADTDGAAFDPLLDTAAITHEVHKGQGKPDYSAFQGITDRGSRLGELLGDLTITEVDVVGIATDHCVRASALDALSAGLSVRVLTDLVAGVGDESSRAALAEVEKAGAELA, translated from the coding sequence ATGGCCAAGGCACTTCTCATCGTCGATGTCCAGAACGATTTCACCGAAGGCGGCGCGCTCGGCGTGACCGGCGGCGACGCTGTCGCCGAAGGCATCAGCGCCTACCTCTCCGCCCATGCCGGGGACTACGACGCCGTCATCGCTTCCCGCGACTGGCACGATGCCGACAGTGACAACGGCGGCCACTTCAGCGACTCCCCGGACTTCGTCGATTCCTGGCCCGTCCACTGCGTCGCAGACACCGACGGCGCGGCCTTCGATCCCCTGCTCGACACCGCGGCCATCACCCACGAGGTCCACAAGGGCCAAGGCAAACCCGACTATTCGGCTTTCCAGGGGATCACGGACAGGGGGAGCCGCCTCGGCGAGCTTCTGGGTGATCTCACGATCACTGAGGTGGACGTCGTCGGCATCGCCACCGATCATTGCGTACGCGCTTCCGCCCTCGACGCGCTGAGCGCGGGGCTGAGCGTTCGCGTGCTCACTGACCTCGTCGCGGGCGTCGGAGACGAGTCGAGCAGGGCCGCCCTCGCGGAGGTCGAGAAGGCGGGGGCCGAGCTCGCCTGA